The region GCCGTCGGCAGTGAGCCGAAAGAAGGTGGGAATGCGCTACTTCATTACCGGGACTGCCGGCTTTATCGGTTTTCATCTGGCCAGGCGCCTGCTGCAGGAAGGGCACGAAGTCACCGGCTTTGACGGCCTCACTCCCTATTACAACGTCAAGCTCAAGGAGATGCGCCATGCAGCACTCTCCCAATTCCCAGCCTTCAAACCGGTCATCGCTATGCTCGAGGATCGTGAGGCGCTGGAGACAGCGGTTGTCGCGGCGAAGCCCGACATCCTGATCCACCTCGCCGCCCAGGCCGGCGTGCGTTACAGCCTGGAAAATCCCGAGGCCTATCTTCGATCGAATGTCGAAGGCTCGTGGAACATCATGGAAATTGCGCGGCGCGTCGAAATCCGTCATCTGATGCTGGCCTCGACGTCATCGATCTACGGCGCCAATGCGACCGTTCCCTTTCACGAGACCGATCGCGCCGACGAGCCGCTGACCATCTATGCCGCGACGAAGAAATCGATGGAGCTGATGGCGCATAGTTATGCTCATCTGCACAAGATCCCGACCACGGCCTTTCGCTTCTTCACCGTTTATGGCCCGTGGGGCCGGCCCGACATGGCGCTGTTCAAATTCACCAAGAACATGCTCGAAGACCAGCCGATCGAAATCTACGGCGAAGGTAATATGAGCCGTGACTTCACCTATATCGACGATCTCGTTGAGGGGATCGTCAGGCTGTCGGCAATCGCCCCTGGCGAGGACAACCGTCTGGGCAATGCGGCCATCGAAACGCTTTCGCGCCAGGCGCCCTTTCGGGTCGTCAATATTGGCGGCGGCCAGCCGGTCAGCCTGATGGATTTCGTCGAAACGGTGGAAAAGGCGCTCGGCCGTCCTGCCATCCGCAAGATGCTGGCGATGCAGAAGGGTGACGTGCCGCGCACCTTCGCGGCCCCCGATCTGCTCGTGGCGCTGACCGGTTACAAGCCGGATACGACTTTGGATGTCGGCGTCAAAGCCTTTGTCGACTGGTATCTCGATGTCCGCGGCGAGCTCGGCGCCTAGCTTACCTCGATTGCCGACACGAATTGCTTCCTGCGACCGGAATATCAGCGCAGAAACGTCACCGTCTGCACCGCGTCAGCCGCCTTCGAAAACACATACTCGACGACAACGGTCAGCTTCTGCGAATAGGCCTTGAGCTGATAGTCCTCGCCCTCAATTTGAGCAGGGCTGCGCAGGACGAAGGGAACGCCGGGGCGCACGAAACCGGCGCGTGTCGTCAACGGAGTTTCGGGCGAGTGGCCGATGGCGGAGGTGTACATCAGGTCGCGGCCAAGGCTGGCGGGACCGATGGCAAGCGCCGGCCCGGTGGCGCCGGCGATGGTCAAAGTCAAAGCGATGGCGGCAAGAATTTTGTGCATGTCGAAGTCCCCATTTGCGGATCGGCGGGCTTTGCTTCGCCCGCCTCCAAACGATCGACGCGTCTGTCCACGCTTCGGTCGCTTTCATGAGACCACTCTACACATCAGTATTTGCAGGGCTTTTAAGCCGATCGGTCAAATTTTAGGGAATTCGGCTTTCTCTCCCGCTCGTCGCGGGACACACGGGAAAACGCTTCCCCGCTCCGAGCTCGCCAAGGCGAGATCGGCGCGATGCTGACGACCGCAATCTAAAGAACGCGATCCAGCTTCTTGTTGATATGCAGGTTCGGCATCAATCCCGCACTTTGCGCGGCATGATAGGATTCACGCGCCGCATCGAACGAGATCGACCACATGATGGCGCTCAACAGCAGCGCAATAATATAAATTTGGATACGCATCGCATCGGCAATAGGCAAAGAGCAAGGCCGTTTTGTGTCGAAAAATGAGCGCAAAAATAGAAAAAATCGGCGGATTTTTTTGGCCGGCGTGATTGCGAGCCTGGTGAAAAGCTCCACAGTTCGGGCCGCTTCTCTGCAAAATATATCAATCGATTGACTTATTTTGCGATCAGCGTTATAAAACTCTCATGAACCAGGAAAGCGACACCCAAACTCCGCCAGCATCCGCCCGGGCCGAGGCCGCGCGGCAGAAGATGTTGGCCGCCGCCCTCGACGTCTTCGGCCGCTACGGCTTTGACGGCGCGTCGACACGCCAGCTGACCGAAGCCGCCGGCGTCAACCTGCAGGCGATCCCCTATTATTTCGGCAGCAAGGAAGGTCTTTACATCGCCACGGCCGAATATCTGATGGCCCGCATCGATACGCATGTCGGCGACATGCGGGCGCGTATCGGCACGCATCTCATGGCGATCGACACTGCCGGCGAAACGCTCGACGACAGCGAAGCTCGTCTCTTCCTCACGGAAATTCTCCAGACCATGGTGACGCTTTTCGTCGGCAAGGAATCCGAATCCTGGGCGCGCTTCCTGATCCGCGAGCAGATGGAGCCGACCGAAGCCTTCGCAAGGGTTTATCAGGGCATCATGCGGCCGATGATCGAGATGGGCCGGCGGTTGATCGGCGCCATCTTGCGTGAAGATCCCGCCTCCGAACATGTGCGCCTGC is a window of Rhizobium sp. N324 DNA encoding:
- a CDS encoding CerR family C-terminal domain-containing protein, coding for MNQESDTQTPPASARAEAARQKMLAAALDVFGRYGFDGASTRQLTEAAGVNLQAIPYYFGSKEGLYIATAEYLMARIDTHVGDMRARIGTHLMAIDTAGETLDDSEARLFLTEILQTMVTLFVGKESESWARFLIREQMEPTEAFARVYQGIMRPMIEMGRRLIGAILREDPASEHVRLRTFNLMGSILVFRVTHAAVLAQMEWEAVGPEQVEILRGLAAELVDVLGPPKGGAA
- a CDS encoding NAD-dependent epimerase, with the translated sequence MRYFITGTAGFIGFHLARRLLQEGHEVTGFDGLTPYYNVKLKEMRHAALSQFPAFKPVIAMLEDREALETAVVAAKPDILIHLAAQAGVRYSLENPEAYLRSNVEGSWNIMEIARRVEIRHLMLASTSSIYGANATVPFHETDRADEPLTIYAATKKSMELMAHSYAHLHKIPTTAFRFFTVYGPWGRPDMALFKFTKNMLEDQPIEIYGEGNMSRDFTYIDDLVEGIVRLSAIAPGEDNRLGNAAIETLSRQAPFRVVNIGGGQPVSLMDFVETVEKALGRPAIRKMLAMQKGDVPRTFAAPDLLVALTGYKPDTTLDVGVKAFVDWYLDVRGELGA